A portion of the Vibrio coralliirubri genome contains these proteins:
- a CDS encoding monooxygenase — protein MKLLQVDFEFSGPFGEEMSNTLVDLAKSINNEPGMIWKIWTENEAEKLGGGVYLFEDQLSAETYLAMHAARLKEMGVQEVRGVIFDVNQPLTTINKGPINA, from the coding sequence ATGAAACTACTACAAGTTGATTTTGAATTTTCAGGCCCTTTCGGTGAAGAGATGTCGAACACACTCGTTGACCTAGCAAAGTCTATTAACAACGAACCGGGCATGATCTGGAAAATCTGGACAGAGAACGAAGCAGAAAAACTGGGGGGCGGCGTCTACTTATTTGAAGATCAGCTGAGTGCTGAAACCTATCTGGCGATGCACGCTGCTCGCTTAAAAGAGATGGGTGTACAGGAAGTGCGTGGTGTAATTTTTGACGTAAATCAGCCCTTAACTACCATTAATAAAGGCCCAATCAACGCTTAA